A single genomic interval of Aedes aegypti strain LVP_AGWG chromosome 1, AaegL5.0 Primary Assembly, whole genome shotgun sequence harbors:
- the LOC5565276 gene encoding otopetrin-2 isoform X2 encodes MDEFEWVAGVATVDESGRRKTERERLNTVTEESASESNMAQLAQIKTPLMEPIQTSPKLTPNVSFAYQPGSRRHTGHSTDLEDQPSPDAGGSRRPSLFNALPRMSFSSHKKHLIEFLQRHGSKLSLNHKDDSKSLPPAVMDMRNKNRAVAEDHFSTAISALYAKLLIVLGIAFPITDVVSESAPHHFYRGFYLYLYTLSFVFAIFLYVVQFRHNSKMNYILGQYSEPGGTIPDMLRPKEHRLGSFYLRVGAVAFGIGNMVYSGLEFGQYFELKRDERCQNVLIALIPAARMALCIVQMQFLFFTSVSQRHMTRHKFISRFGLMHMLATNLCEWLYVIIEEAKHEIVHIAHEGITHDATAALLTDNGFNTVPITLNATHHHLTKRDTLTAPTLHGFECHRTNIMGSLVQNAAPFLFPCTIEYSLICAVILYEMWKKLRETGRGGNGSRKSSRKSLTGKSANMLSIDCSNAQRGMFGGILVIVLTIIVLIMYFVLQKEKYYQRVATIEVTISEIILYTITTFAVVWAMFQMRDLKFSQKKGDAGISLDCTLLVLAQIGIYIYCMFSIIGTFFSIGISEHVSVYSLIAEIASLVQTSIQTLFVMNAWWRRCKGSKQNRSKPGREIITFLLISNMSIWFINTLIKTNASFRPSLMKFYGVWAWTIITHISMPLAIFYRFHSTICLFEVWKNTYKVDSPITVTRITLHRAST; translated from the exons ATGGATGAGTTTGAGTGGGTTGCCGGTGTCGCTACCGTGGATGAGTCTGGTCGCAGGAAAACTGAACGTGAGCGGCTAAACACGGTTACAGAGGAGTCGGCAAG TGAGAGCAACATGGCCCAGCTGGCACAAATAAAAACACCTTTGATGGAACCGATTCAAACATCGCCCAAGTTGACACCGAATGTGAGCTTCGCCTACCAGCCGGGAAGTCGTCGCCATACGGGTCACAGCACGGACCTCGAAGATCAACCATCGCCAGATGCAGGCGGATCACGACGGCCATCGCTGTTCAACGCTCTACCCAGGATGTCATTCAGCTCACACAAAAAGCATCTGATCGAGTTTCTGCAGCGGCACGGCAGTAAGCTCTCGTTGAACCACAAAGACGACAGCAAGAGTCTTCCTCCTGCGGTTATGGACATGCGGAACAAGAACCGAGCGGTGGCGGA AGATCATTTCAGCACAGCCATATCAGCGCTGTACGCCAAGCTGCTCATAGTCCTAGGAATCGCCTTCCCCATCACAGATGTCGTATCCGAAAGTGCACCACACCATTTCTACAGAGGCTTTTACCTGTATCTGTACACGCTCAGCTTCGTCTTCGCGATTTTCCTCTACGTCGTGCAATTCCGCCACAACTCCAAGATGAACTATATTTTGGGTCAATACA GTGAACCCGGCGGAACCATACCAGACATGCTCAGGCCTAAAGAGCATCGTCTAGGATCGTTCTACCTGCGGGTGGGAGCGGTTGCCTTCGGAATAGGTAACATGGTCTACTCGGGCCTAGAGTTTGGTCAGTACTTTGAACTAAAAC GCGATGAAAGATGTCAAAATGTTCTAATTGCATTAATTCCGGCCGCTCGGATGGCTCTGTGCATTGTGCAGATGCAGTTTCTGTTCTTCACCAGCGTTTCGCAACGGCACATGACCCGACACAAATTCATTTCCCGCTTCGGACTGATGCACATGCTGGCCACCAACCTGTGCGAATGGCTGTACGTGATTATCGAAGAGGCCAAGCACGAGATTGTACACATCGCTCACGAGGGGATAACGCACGATGCGACTGCAGCACTGCTGACAG ACAATGGATTCAATACGGTCCCAATCACTCTAAATGCCACGCACCACCACTTGACAAAGCGCGATACATTGACCGCACCCACACTGCATGGTTTCGAATGCCACCGGACCAACATAATGGGGTCACTGGTACAGAATGCAGCGCCGTTCCTATTTCCGTGTACCATCGAATACTCGCTAATTTGCGCCGTCATTCTGTACGAGATGTGGAAGAAGCTTCGGGAAACTGGTCGCGGTGGAAACGGTTCGCGTAAAAGCTCCCGGAAAAGCCTTACCGGGAAAAGCGCCAATATGCTCTCGATTGACTGCTCCAACGCGCAGCGGGGAATGTTCGGAGGCATTCTGGTCATAGTGCTCACCATCATCGTGCTCATAATGTACTTTGTTCTTCAAAAGGAGAAGTACTATCAAAGGGTGGCTACCATCGAGGTCACCATCAGCGAAATAATCCTCTACACGATAACCACTTTTGCCGTCGTATGGGCCATGTTCCAAATGAGGGATTTGAAATTCTCTCAAAAGAAGGGAGATGCTGGAATCAGCCTGGATTGCACACTTTTGGTGTTGGCGCAGATTGGCATCTACATCTACTGCATGTTCAGCATAATCGGCACATTTTTCTCAATTGGCATCTCAGAGCATGTCTCAGTCTATTCGCTTATAGCAGAAATAGCGTCCCTCGTACAAACATCCATTCAAACCCTATTTGTAATGAATGCGTGGTGGAGACGCTGCAAAGGTTCCAAACAGAACCGTTCGAAGCCGGGAAGAGAAATAATTACATTTCTGCTGATTTCCAACATGTCCATCTGGTTTATCAACACGCTCATTAAAACTAATGCCAGCTTCCGGCCGTCCTTGATGAAGTTCTACGGAGTCTGGGCCTGGACCATCATCACCCACATTTCTATGCCGCTGGCCATATTTTATCGATTTCACTCGACTATATGTCTTTTCGAAGTCTGGAAGAATACATACAAG GTTGATTCACCGATAACAGTGACACGAATCACTTTGCATCGAGCTTCAACATAA
- the LOC5565276 gene encoding otopetrin-2 isoform X1, protein MNLPKIQVNGKDEPNLGSSSSFSSMENDIRSMRRYRHFESNMAQLAQIKTPLMEPIQTSPKLTPNVSFAYQPGSRRHTGHSTDLEDQPSPDAGGSRRPSLFNALPRMSFSSHKKHLIEFLQRHGSKLSLNHKDDSKSLPPAVMDMRNKNRAVAEDHFSTAISALYAKLLIVLGIAFPITDVVSESAPHHFYRGFYLYLYTLSFVFAIFLYVVQFRHNSKMNYILGQYSEPGGTIPDMLRPKEHRLGSFYLRVGAVAFGIGNMVYSGLEFGQYFELKRDERCQNVLIALIPAARMALCIVQMQFLFFTSVSQRHMTRHKFISRFGLMHMLATNLCEWLYVIIEEAKHEIVHIAHEGITHDATAALLTDNGFNTVPITLNATHHHLTKRDTLTAPTLHGFECHRTNIMGSLVQNAAPFLFPCTIEYSLICAVILYEMWKKLRETGRGGNGSRKSSRKSLTGKSANMLSIDCSNAQRGMFGGILVIVLTIIVLIMYFVLQKEKYYQRVATIEVTISEIILYTITTFAVVWAMFQMRDLKFSQKKGDAGISLDCTLLVLAQIGIYIYCMFSIIGTFFSIGISEHVSVYSLIAEIASLVQTSIQTLFVMNAWWRRCKGSKQNRSKPGREIITFLLISNMSIWFINTLIKTNASFRPSLMKFYGVWAWTIITHISMPLAIFYRFHSTICLFEVWKNTYKVDSPITVTRITLHRAST, encoded by the exons ATGAATTTGCCGAAAATTCAAGTCAACGGGAAGGATGAACCCAATTTGGGCAGTAGCAGCTCATTTTCGTCCATGGAAAATGACATCAGATCAATGCGGCGTTATAGACACTT TGAGAGCAACATGGCCCAGCTGGCACAAATAAAAACACCTTTGATGGAACCGATTCAAACATCGCCCAAGTTGACACCGAATGTGAGCTTCGCCTACCAGCCGGGAAGTCGTCGCCATACGGGTCACAGCACGGACCTCGAAGATCAACCATCGCCAGATGCAGGCGGATCACGACGGCCATCGCTGTTCAACGCTCTACCCAGGATGTCATTCAGCTCACACAAAAAGCATCTGATCGAGTTTCTGCAGCGGCACGGCAGTAAGCTCTCGTTGAACCACAAAGACGACAGCAAGAGTCTTCCTCCTGCGGTTATGGACATGCGGAACAAGAACCGAGCGGTGGCGGA AGATCATTTCAGCACAGCCATATCAGCGCTGTACGCCAAGCTGCTCATAGTCCTAGGAATCGCCTTCCCCATCACAGATGTCGTATCCGAAAGTGCACCACACCATTTCTACAGAGGCTTTTACCTGTATCTGTACACGCTCAGCTTCGTCTTCGCGATTTTCCTCTACGTCGTGCAATTCCGCCACAACTCCAAGATGAACTATATTTTGGGTCAATACA GTGAACCCGGCGGAACCATACCAGACATGCTCAGGCCTAAAGAGCATCGTCTAGGATCGTTCTACCTGCGGGTGGGAGCGGTTGCCTTCGGAATAGGTAACATGGTCTACTCGGGCCTAGAGTTTGGTCAGTACTTTGAACTAAAAC GCGATGAAAGATGTCAAAATGTTCTAATTGCATTAATTCCGGCCGCTCGGATGGCTCTGTGCATTGTGCAGATGCAGTTTCTGTTCTTCACCAGCGTTTCGCAACGGCACATGACCCGACACAAATTCATTTCCCGCTTCGGACTGATGCACATGCTGGCCACCAACCTGTGCGAATGGCTGTACGTGATTATCGAAGAGGCCAAGCACGAGATTGTACACATCGCTCACGAGGGGATAACGCACGATGCGACTGCAGCACTGCTGACAG ACAATGGATTCAATACGGTCCCAATCACTCTAAATGCCACGCACCACCACTTGACAAAGCGCGATACATTGACCGCACCCACACTGCATGGTTTCGAATGCCACCGGACCAACATAATGGGGTCACTGGTACAGAATGCAGCGCCGTTCCTATTTCCGTGTACCATCGAATACTCGCTAATTTGCGCCGTCATTCTGTACGAGATGTGGAAGAAGCTTCGGGAAACTGGTCGCGGTGGAAACGGTTCGCGTAAAAGCTCCCGGAAAAGCCTTACCGGGAAAAGCGCCAATATGCTCTCGATTGACTGCTCCAACGCGCAGCGGGGAATGTTCGGAGGCATTCTGGTCATAGTGCTCACCATCATCGTGCTCATAATGTACTTTGTTCTTCAAAAGGAGAAGTACTATCAAAGGGTGGCTACCATCGAGGTCACCATCAGCGAAATAATCCTCTACACGATAACCACTTTTGCCGTCGTATGGGCCATGTTCCAAATGAGGGATTTGAAATTCTCTCAAAAGAAGGGAGATGCTGGAATCAGCCTGGATTGCACACTTTTGGTGTTGGCGCAGATTGGCATCTACATCTACTGCATGTTCAGCATAATCGGCACATTTTTCTCAATTGGCATCTCAGAGCATGTCTCAGTCTATTCGCTTATAGCAGAAATAGCGTCCCTCGTACAAACATCCATTCAAACCCTATTTGTAATGAATGCGTGGTGGAGACGCTGCAAAGGTTCCAAACAGAACCGTTCGAAGCCGGGAAGAGAAATAATTACATTTCTGCTGATTTCCAACATGTCCATCTGGTTTATCAACACGCTCATTAAAACTAATGCCAGCTTCCGGCCGTCCTTGATGAAGTTCTACGGAGTCTGGGCCTGGACCATCATCACCCACATTTCTATGCCGCTGGCCATATTTTATCGATTTCACTCGACTATATGTCTTTTCGAAGTCTGGAAGAATACATACAAG GTTGATTCACCGATAACAGTGACACGAATCACTTTGCATCGAGCTTCAACATAA